Genomic DNA from uncultured Desulfuromusa sp.:
CTTGAAGAGGTTGCTGGTGTTTACAGTAATGATAAGCTGATTATTTCGATCCTCGCTGGAGTGACAACGACGGCGATTGAAAAATTCTTTCAAGGAGCCCCTCGGGTAGTCCGGGTGATGCCGAATACACCGGCTTTGGTGGGAGAAGCAGCCAGCGCTATCTGTCGTGGACACTATGCCAGCCAGGACGATCTTGTTGTCGTTAAGCAACTCTTTGAGTCGGTCGGTAAAGTGCAGCTCATTGATGAACGGCAGATGGATGCAGCAACAGGGCTGTCCGGTTCCGGGCCTGCCTATATCTATACGGTTATTGAGGCATTGGCTGACGGAGGAGTGCGTGAAGGGTTAAGACGCGATATTGCTCATGCGTTGGCAGTTCAAACAGTTGTTGGTGCTGCATTGATGGTGCGAGAAACAGGAGAGCATCCAGCTATTTTACGTGATCAGGTTTGTTCTCCCGGCGGGACCGCTATCGCCGGTATCAGCACCCTGGAAAAAAACGGGCTACGCACGACTCTGATGGAAGCCGTTTCCGCATCAGCTGCGCGTTCCCGGGAGTTAGGCGACAGTTAATTGTTTATCTGCTGCTTTTATGAGCTTTCTTGGGTGAAACGGCTTCTTTATGATTGATCAATTCTGGACTTTTTTTATTGCCATTACATTGTTGACATTATTTCCCGGTGTCGATTCTCTGTTGGTTGTCAGAAATACTTCCCGAGGTGGCTGGAAAGATGGAATTGCTACCAGCACCGGGATTTGTTCCGGTCTATTTGTTCACGCTATGGTCTCTGCTTTAGGGATTTCGGCTCTCCTGTTGCAATCAGCTATTGCCTTCAATGGTCTTAAATTGATTGGTGGCGGCTATTTGCTGTGGTTGGGGTGTTGCAGTTTATGGCATGCCGTACGCAGGAAAAAGATGGATGTGCTGGAATGGCAACCGACAATTCCCCGCAAGTTTCAACTGTCACGATCCTTGCGGGAAGGGTTTGTTTGTAATGTCTTTAACCCTAAAACACTTCTATTCTATATGGCTTTTCTGCCCCAGTTTATTGATCCAAGTCGTTCAGCAATATTACAATCTTTGTTTATGGCGATGGTCCATTTTTGTATTGCAATGGTCTACCAGGGAATACTGGCAATATTGGTCTGCCAGATTAGCGATTGGTTTAAGAATCATTCGTTAGGTCGCCTGCTGGAGGGTTTGGCCGGAGCCATTCTGATTTCTTTCGGGCTGCGAATCTTTTGGGAAAGACGGATATGAGTTTGGCTTATACGTTTATGATCTGGGATTCCTAGTGCTAAAATTACCTTTTCATTACGGTTGGCTTATCGTCATCACCGGTACCCTGACGTTGTTTTCCTGCCTTGGCTTGGCACGTTTTGCTTTTGGCATGTTACTTCCCAATATGCGCGACGGGCTTGGTCTGGCCTATGATCAGATGGGCTATTTGGGAACCGGGAACTTTGCCGGCTATCTTTTTTCGGTCGCTATCACTCCGACAGTCTTGAAAATTTTTCGTCCGCGAATCACTATCAGTACTGCTTTGCTGCTGATCGCTATTTCCCTGGTGGGGATGTCTCAGTCCGATACTTTCCTGCAATTGTTGATACTTTATGCCCTGACGGGGGTTGGTAGTGGTTTGGCAAATATCTCTACCATGGTTCTTATTGCCCACTGGTTCCGACGTGAAAAGCGTGGTTTGGCCGCAGGATTGATGGTTTTTGGAAATGGTGTTGGCATTATCTTTTCCGGGTTGATGATTCCACTCCTCAATCAGAATTACGCCGCTCATGGCTGGCGTGTCAGTTGGTTGCTGTTGGCCGGCATTACGATACTTATCAGTATTCTTGCTGCATTTCTGGTCAGGAATAATCCTGAATCTCTCGGTTTGGAACCTGTGGGTTCTAAAATCCCATTTTCTGAGAAGGAGCTGTGCTCTTCCGGCACCACCCACAATGGCCGGGTTCTTGTTTCTCTCGGGCTGCTTTATATGGCTTTTGGTGCGACCTATATGGTCTATGGAACATTTGTTGTTACCAGTATGGTTGAAGAATACGGGTTCAGCGAGGTGGTTGCAGGTCGGTTCTGGTCTTGGGTCGGTTTTTTCAGCCTGTTTTCCGGAATTATCTTTGGAACCCTTTCAGATCGGATTGGCCGTAAAAGTGGACTGATCGCTGTTTTTTCTGTTCAAACCCTTGCGTACCTTCTGGCAGGTTCAGGTTCGGTCCCCTTGGCCTTATTACTGTCGGTTTTTTTGTATGGAATTGCGGTGTGGGCGATACCGGCGATCATGACGGCTGCAGTCGGCGACTATCTGGGAGTGACCAGAGCTGCTGCCGGATTTTCCTTCATCACGTTCTTTTTTGCAGCCGGTCAAACGATTGGACCGGCTTTTGCCGGGCTGATGGCTGAACATTATGGGAGCTTTTCCCCCGCATTTCTGTTGTCGGCCCTGGTGACGGCAGTCGCGATATTGTTTGCGTTGAGCTTACCGCAACCCTCAGGACATTAGCCTGCAAGTCAGAGCAGTTTTCCTCGGCTGGTAAAATAGCGTTGATAGGGGTTGAAGGTTTTTCGGTGTTGATGGATCGCGATAATAACGATATTGATGATGCTGGCAATTGGGACCCCGATAATCATCCCTAATATCCCGTAGAGTTTCCCGCCCATAACAATAGCCAAAATAACCCAGAGAGGGTGAAGGTTGGAAACCTTGGAAATGAGGATCGGGATGAGAATGAAATTATCGATGATAATCTGGGCAATAAGCAGATAAACACAAAGAATCCACCAGAACTGTCCTCCCATCCCAAGGTCAACCAGAGCTATGACCACTCCGGGAATCATGCCGAGGATCGGTCCGATATAGGGGATTAAATTGCTGACACCTGCAATGATTGCCAGAGCTGATGCGTAGCGGATATCGGTCAGTGACAGCCCCATCCATACAACGATCCCGATAATCAGTGCTTCCAGTATTCTTCCACGAATAAAATGAGATAGCTGCCAACTGACATTTGCATAAATATCAAGAACCATTTCAAAATAACGGTTTGGCGCCAAAGAAATCAGCCCCCGAACAATTCTGCGGCTATCTCGTAAGAAAAAGAAAGAGAATAAAGGAACAAGCAGTAGGAGACTCCCAATACGCATGGCTGAGCGCGGAGTTTCTTTAAGGATAATCCCCAAAAATGACTGTGATGCTGAACTTATGCGCTCGGCAATATTATAATGGATAATAAAGGGAAAATGTTCCTGGGCAACCGTTAATAAACTATTCAGGTATTCTATAGCTCGCTCAATATAACGTGGAAAGTCTGCTTTGAGGGCTTGAGCCATTCCTTTCCAGTTGGGTGGCCCAATAATGAACAGAAGGAGGAAAATGAGTGCAAATATCAACAGGTAGACAATGAAAATACTTAAAGTCCGATTGATTTTGTTACCTTCAAAAAAATAGACAACCGGATCAAGAAGAAAGAGACAATCAGTGAAATCAACAGGGGCAAAAAGAGCCCGGATGTTGCTGTTTTCAGCAAGACCGTAATTGTCGATGCGGATGAGTAAATTGCAATTCCAGACGCGATGGCTGTCGTTAATATCAGGTATAGAACTGCAACCTGGGCGCGGCTCATATTGTTTTGACTAAGCATCTGTTTGCTGCTCTCGATTATTCAGCAATTGTTTATTTAATTCTTCAAGTTGCATGCTGCATTGGAGTAAGCGGTCACAAACCACCCGGTTTAATCCCAACATGATTTTTGCAGATGGAGCAGGGTGACGACGCACGGCTTCCAACATGTCCGAACGGAATAAACCAACTAATACCGTTGGTTCTGTGGTCCTGGCTGAGGCACAGCGTGGACGCGACGCCGTCAAGGCGACTTCACCGAAAAAATCTCCTGTTTTCAGAATAGCTTGTTCTGTCTCCTGACCTTGTTCGTCTAATTGTAAATTTGAACTTGTCCTGAGCGAATGGAGTACATCCCGGAGCCGATATCCCCCTCGTGAAAGACCGTTTCATCTCCCTCGTAGTTCCGCACATGGACGATATTTTCAAGGAAAGGCCAATTCGCGTTTGTCCAGCATTTTAAACATGGGCATGCTGCTGAGAAAATAGGCCAGACTCTGTTCGTAGCCGCTACGGCGAAAGATATTGTCCCAGAATGGATTCACGCCTTATTCCTTCATTTAAGTGGAGAGTATAACTTAATCAATCATAACGGTTTGCTATTATAGCAATAAGTTCAGTAAGTACCAGACAAAAAGGGATTGATATAAACAGGCCTTTATTTAGTTGTCCTTCTTGAACTATTCTACAGCTATGATTTCCATTGATTTAAAAAAATATCCCATTGGCTCCCGGGCGTCTATCAGATGTTTAGTAAAGACGATGAGGTTCTTTATGTCGGAAAGGCCAAACTATTGCGCAATCGTTTGCGCAGTTATTTTTCAGCTCGTGGTGATGGTCGCTTGCATATTCCCCTCCTGATGGAAAAGGTGCAGAGGATTGAGGTGATTATTACCGATACGGAAAAAGAGGCTTTGCTACTTGAGAACACTCTGATAAAGAAATATCGTCCGCACTACAATATTGATTTACGTGATGATAAGACCTATGTCTCTGTCAGGATTGACCTCAACGACCCCTTTCCCATGATGCAGGTGGTGCGACAGGTAAAGAATGATGGTGCTCACTACTTTGGACCATACTCCTCGGCTTCAGCTATTCGGGAAACACTCAAGGAAATTTATCGCATTTTCCTTTGCGGCATTCTTCTATTGCGCGTTGTCGTAAACGGGGTCGCCCTTGTCTATTTCATCAAATTGGGCAATGCAGTGCCCTTGTCATGGGAAGATCAGTCAAGGCGATTATCGCAAACTGGTTAGAAGGGGTGATTCAACTGCTGGAAGGGAGAGAGTCGGAAGTCATTGCCCAGTTACAGCAGCGGATGGGGAGTTGCTGCAGAAGAAATGCGTTTTGAGGATGCAGCACGGTTACGTGACCAGATTAATGCCATTGAGAAGAGCATCGAAAAACAAAAAGTTACTGAATATGGAGGTGGCAATCAAGATGTGATCGGGTTGCATGAGGATGGTGGCGAGGTTGAGGTAACGTTGCTTTTTGTCCGTCACGGGAGATTGATTGGCCGACGGAGCTATCCTCTTGAATGGAAACTGGATTTGCCGGAATTGCTCAGTAGTTTTTTACAGGAATACTACTCTCGGCAGGTTATTCTCCCGATCAACTGTTACTCCCTTTTTCCTTAGAGAGCGCTGAACTTCTAGGTGAATGGCTGAGTGAAAAGCGGGGCAAAAAAGTGCGATTGCTGGCGCCGCAACGTGGTGAAAAAAAACGTCTCTGTCAAATGGCACAACGAAACGCCGCAGAATCATACCGTCAGAGAGGTCAACGAAAGCAAGCTCGTGAAGGGTTGCTTGAAGAATTGCGAGTCAAATTTCATCTCCCTTGTCTGCCGGCACGGATTGAGTGTTACGATATTTCAAATGTTCAGGGAAATCAATCGGTTGGTAGTATGGTTGTCTTGCTTCATGGTGAGCCTGCCAAAGCAGAATATCGGCGTTTCAAAATTAAAACAGTCGAAGGAGCGGATGATTATGCATCTTTGCTGGAGGTCTTAAGACGACGCTTGTCGCGGGGCGTTAAGGAAGGCGTTCTCCCTGACATGATTTTAATCGATGGAGGTAAAGGGCAGCTGGGAGTGTTAACCATGGTGCTGGATGAATTTAATTTGCAGAGCAGCATTGGAGCTGTCGGCATTGCTAAAAGCCGGGTGATGGCCAATGTCCGGGGTAAGGCCGTTGAACGTAGTGAAGAACGGTTTTTCCTTCCGGGACGGAAAAATCCGGTGAGCTTCCGGCATGGATCGGCGAGTTTATTTCTATTACAAAGATTGCGTGACGAGGCCCACCGTTTTGCCATTACTTACCATCGCAAGTTACGGAATAAAGCCAGCTTGCGCTCTTCGTTGGAAGATATTCCCGGTGTAGGACCCAGTCGTCGCAAGGCATTATTGAAACATTTTGGAAGTCTGAAAAAAATCCGTTCTGCTTCACTGGAGCAATTACAGCAGATGCCCGGGATGCCTGCAGGGTTAGCAGAGACGATTTTTCGGGTTTTACAGGAGAAATGATCAGACCTTCATCTCTTACCTTTTCAAAAACTCTAGCTGTTATTTCAATATAAAAGCCCTGAGCTCTTCTTCCGAACTTTCCAACCTGGGCTCTTTGCGGTAAAAGATTTTCTTGTTGTCACGATGAACATTTTTACAATAAAGGCCCGTCTATCAAATGATAAACGGGCCTTTATCTCACTCTTTATGCAGATTTTCAGAATTTGCCAAATTCATCATCGTCCAGAGCAATCGTTTGTTGTGGCTTTTGGGGCGCTGGTTGTCCCCAGCTGCTATTCGGCTTTTTCTGAATTGCTGGTCGAGATAACGGTACAGGATTTTCAAATTGCTGACTTTGTCCTCTTAATTTAAAACCCTTCAGCATGTTGAGGAGTTCAGCGGCCTGACTGGATAACTCTTCAGCGGCTGCGGCACTTTCTTCTGCTGTCGCTGTATTCTGCTGGATGGCTTGATCAATCTGCCCCAGCCCTTCGTTGATCTGCCCAATCCCCTCGGCTTGTTCGTTTGAAGCTGCAGCAATCTCTTCAGCTAATACGGAAACCTTTAACACACTGCCATATACGGATTCCAGAGATTCAGCCGTCTGATTGGCAATCAGCTCGCCATTCTTGGTTTTTTGTACGGAACCTTCAATCAGTTCAGCAGTCTCTGAGGCGGCTTTAGCGCTACGGGCCGCGAGGTTTCGGACCTCTTCTGCGACAACAGCGAATCCTTTACCATGTTGCCCAGCGCGAGCCGCCTCAACGGCAGCATTGAGTGCGAGCAGGTTGGTCTGAAAGGCGATCTCGTCAATAACTTTAATTATTTTGTTGATGCTTTGTCCTGCTTCACTGATCTCACCCATTGCAGAAACCATCTGTCCCATTCTTGTTTTGCCCTCTTCCGTGGCCAGTTTTGCTTCACTTGAAAGGTCATTCACCTGGCTGGCATTATCTGCATTGAGTTTTGTCTGGCTCGACATTTCATTGAGAGAGCTGGAAATTTCTTCCAGTGATGCTGCTGATTCTGTTGCCCCCTCTGAAAGAGTTTGACTTGAATCAGCTATTTGTTCACTGGCAGATGTGATTTGTTCGCCGGCTCTTTGTATTTGTTGCATTGTTGCATTAAGATTGTCACTGACTTTTTTTAATGCCATGCGGGTTCCGTCGTTGTCATCTCTCGGAACAGGATTAAAGGTGATATCACCGGCAGCGAGGCGATTTAAGGTGGGTAAGAGAACGGTTTCAAAATTGTTGTTCAAATTATCCATCGCTTCCCCAAGGTGACCGATCTCATCTTTTCTTTGCAAATCAAGACGAATTTGGTAGTGCCCCTTTTCAATTTCGTCGATCATGTGGACGGTTTTCTTTATTGGCTGTGACAGAGAGCGTGCTAGAATATATGCCGTTGCGATAGAAACTGAAATCACCAATAAAATCATTGTCAATATTGAATAAAATATTGTGTTGATTTTACTTTCCAAGTCATCCATATAAACGCCACAACCGACAATCCAGTTCCAGTTCTTGGTTCTCTTGACAAACGATAACTTTGGCTGCGGTTTTGTCTTGCCTGGTTTTTCCCACATGTAATTGACAAAGCCCGATCCTGTTTGTTCCGTCTCTTTAACCATTTCAACGAATAGATGTTTTCCGGTTGGGTCGGCCGACCGGGACAAGTCGTTTCCGTCGAGTGCCGGTTTGATCGGGTGCATGATCATTCTGGGTTGAGTGTCATTGATCCAGAAGTAGAGTTTACCTTGTTCAAGGCGTAAGTTTTTAATTGTTTCTTTGGCGTTGTTTTGAGCTTGTTCAACTGTGAGTATTCCTTCGCTTGCGAGTTGACTGTTATGATCAATAATGCCCACGGCGGTTTCAACCGCTGCTTTGAGCTTTAATTCGGCTGTCTTGAAAATTTGGTTTCGATAGCCTATATAAACCCAACTGATTGCGAGAATAAAAATAAAGATAATCAGCGTGATGACCAGATAAATTTTTGTGCTGATTTTAAAATTTCCAAAAGACATAGGTGAACCCCTTACACATTAACTAAGTTGATTTTGTTCTCAAGAGCATTCTCGTAAGGACTACGGAGTATTGACCTTGGTGAAAATTAATTTGACCTTCCTATTTTGAATTAATTAAGTTTAATTGTCAATATGTAATCTCGGTTCATTGTTTTTAAGGCAAAAAAAAACCTCTGGAAATCTCCAGAGGTTTTTTAATAGAGGCAGTGAAAATTGTTACTCGATATTCACCTCGGCATTTTCCATGATCAGATTATATTTGTAGCCGTAGCCGAAGTCTTTATCGAGAGTCAGTGGACCGCTGGCAACAACAGTGTCTCCAACTTTGACTTGCACTCCACTTGTGACCGTCAGATCATTTGTTCCAGACGCTTGATCACCGCTACCATCCTGGAGATGAATCCAGTTGGTTCCCATGATTTGGGGACTGAATTTGACGACTTTGCCCCTCAAAGTCACGGTTTTTTCAGACAAATCAGCTTTCCCGGCATAGATTTCACCAATTGTCAGTCCGCCATCAGCTTTTTGAATCGCAGTCAAATCTACTTCAGGGGGAGCTGTATTGGCATTGATCGGCGGGTGACCTTCTGGCATCTGCATGCTGGCAGGAGAGGCTGCTGATCCCATGCCCGAAGCGCCGACGTTGGGGTTGCTGGCATTCAAAACCGCTTCTACGAAGTAGACGACATCAAAATCACGATCCAATGTCTGGCTATGGTAGTTATGCATTGCCATGCCTTCGGGAACCATAACTTCATCACCGACACTGACAGCGAATTCTGGAGCAGCAGCCCAGATTTTTTCTGTACCGTCATCGACATAAACGTAGGTATAGCCGGCTGCATTCATAGTTTCAACGACAGTTCCAGCTGTTTGTCCTGGTGCTTCTGACGCTGCAGAAGTTGGAGTGGCTGCTGCTGAGGGATTTTCTGCTGGTGCCGGATTTTCTGTTGCTGTGGATTGAACGGGTTCGTTCTTGCTGCAGGCAATCAGCGGTGAAAACAGAAATAAGACAATGAATAAGATGTTCAGTTTTTTCACTTTTAGTCCTCCATGCGGGTTTTCCAGAAAAGATTCTTGATCTTTTTTCTACAGGATTAATATTGCAAAAAATAGCATGGCTTTTTAAGTTCAGACAAGTGGATTACTGCTCAGGCTGCATTTCTGCGGGAATGCACAGATTGCGTCCGTACAAATGGGACATATCTTTTAGGCGCTTGATGATGTCTGCGGAGAGCGCCTCGGAGTTGTAACGCCATTGCCAGTTTCCTGTTGCTGTTCCCGGGATATTCATACGACTTGATTCTGGAAGGGAAAGAATATCCTGCAGGGGAATGATAGCCAGGAGAGCTGTGCTTGATAGAGCTGTTTCAATCAGTGTCCATGGCATTTTATCACAGGGGTTCTGGAGAAAATCACGGACCCGTTGCTGGGCTGCTTCATCAAGGCCCTGCCACCAGCCAAGGGTGGTGTTATTATCATGGGTCCCAGGGTAGATGACGGCGTTTGCGTCGATATTTGCCGGCAAATAAGGGTTGTCCATATCAGAATCAAAAGCAAACTGGAGAATTATCATCCCTGGAAAGCCAAATTGATCTCTCAATTTTATCACATCCGGTGTGAGAATTCCGAGGTCTTCTGCAATAAGCGGCAATGTGCTCCCGAATTCTTGCTGTAATAGCTTAAATAATTGCTTGCCGGGGATGTCGATCCAGGAACCGTTTTCAGCTGTTGTTTCAGCTGCTGGAATGGCCCAGCAAGAGGAAAAACCGCGAAAGTGATCGATGCGTAACAGGTCGAACAGCTCCAGATTCCAACGAAACCGTTTTAGCCACCATGAAAAGTTGTCTTCTGACATCTTTTCCCAGCGATAAAGTGGGTTTCCCCAGCGCTGACCCGTACTGCTGAAGTAGTCGGGTGGAACTCCAGCAACCAATGAAGCCCGATCTTCATCATCCAGATAAAACAGTTCACGGTTCCTCCAGACATCAACAGAGTCTTCAGCAACAAAAATGGGTAAATCTCCAAAAATTTTGATTCCTTTAGCGTTGGCGTACTGCTTTAATGTCAGCCATTGCTCAAAAAAAACAAATTGAAAATATTTTTGCCGGCTGATGTTTTCCTGAAGTTTGTCCGCCCATTCGTGCATGGCATCGGGCTGTCTCTGTCTGATGCTCTGAGGCCATTGTTGCCAGTTCTGGTCCTGGAAATGTTCACGTAAAGATTCAAACAAAGCATAATCATCAAGCCAATCACGCTGATTGGTACAGAACAGTTCAAAGCTGGTTTTCCGGGAGAGAGACCCGCGCAGGGTGAAATTCTTATGTGCCAATTGCAGAACGGGTCGCTGCAAGCGAGACGCAGCGGAAAAATCAGCAATATCGACTGATGGAAAAGGGGGAGGTAGATCAGACTTGCGTAAATCGCCGGCTTCAGTCAGTAAATTGAGATTGATCAGTAAAGGATTGCCGGCAAAAGCTGAAAAATTGCTATAGGGACAGTTGCCGTAGCCGATTGGGCCCAGAGGCAGCAACTGCCAGGTTGATTGTCCTGCCGCTACGAGAGAGTCAACAAAACGATAAGCTTCTGGGCCAAGTGAGCCTATGGCCTGTTCTCCTGGAAGTGATGTCGGGTGGAGTAAGACCCCGCTCTGGCGTTGCGTAAGCATGTCAGTTCCAATAATTTATATGAGCCACCAAGACTCTGGAAGTTGCAAGAAGTCCTTTGCGGCAAGACGTTAAAGAACGAAGTTCAGAATCTTCTGTCTGGAATGACAAAGCATAACATAAGATTGAGATTATGAAATTCTGTTTTCCGGCATTGGAGTTTTAAGTCTTCCTGGCGTTCTTGGTGTCTTGGTGGCTAACTTTAATGTTTATGGGCAGATAAGCCGTCCTGCTTGACATTGAACTTCGACCATCTCAAACATGTTGGTTGTTCGACCGACCTGTAACTGATCTTTTTTCTGATAGAAGTCCAGGCACAGTCCACAACTGGCGATATCAACACCACGGGACACCAGTGTTTGTAGAGCTTCAAGAACGTCAGAGCCTTCTGTGGTGAGGTCAATACCACTGTTGACGAAAAGAATGATATCAGGAAGTGGATCCATTTCCAGTAGCGTTGTCAGGAAATTTCGCATCAGGACACGGCCAAATTCATCGTCACCATTTCCCATCCTGTTGCTACCACAATAAATAACCGTTTTTCCTGAAACTCCGACTGCAGATTCTGTTTCACTCGGTGTTGTTGTTTCAGTTTCCCCCTCGGCAGGTGTTAATTTGAGTCGGAAATTGGTCCCCACAGCTTCAGCAGACGCCTGGTAGTTCATTTTTTCAGCCAGGCGGGAGACATTGTCTCGACCGGCCTGATCGCCGACCAGAACTTCCAGAGCTTGTCCTGGATTGGCAAGGATCTGTTTACGAGTCTCAACAACCGGATAAGGGCATTGATGTTGGCTGTAGTCAAGTTTAATCATGGTATTTCCTCCTGTAAGTTTAAATGAGTATCAAGATTATAATATCTACCAGATAAAGTACAATGGGAAGATCATGGCTAATGACCGCTTAAGCCAATAAGAATAATTTCTAGATCGATAAGAAATGCTTATTTATCAAAGGGTTTTAGATATTTATAGCACTATATTATGTATTAAATATCATTTGGCCGTGTGGGAATTATTTTGATGGCTTTTTATATCGTAGAAGACAGTAATGAATTGAAATTAAAGGGAGTTTTTCCATATCACATATATTTATGTGGGTATAAGAAACACTATATATATAATTATTCGAAATATTGGTTAAAAATGACTTGAAAACAATAAATAGAGGTGTTAGTAGACATATCGTCGTCGATCGTTCTTATCAGTGGGGCACAGACTGAGTGCCGTAATTAAACATTAACCAAGGAGATAAAAATGAACTGGAAAGCTTTTTTGATGATTGGATTAATTTTGACTGCATTCACTGCAACAAGTGCTTTAGCTGTCGAAGGTGGCAACGCACGAAAAGGGAAGCACCTCTTTAAAAAGAGCTGTAAGAGCTGTCATGGCTCTGGTGGTGAAGGCGGTGAATTGACCCCAATGTCAAAGACCATGTCACAGTGGGATCGCTTTTTCAAAAAGAAAACAGAAGATCATCCCGGTGATGTTTTTAAAACAATTTCAGACAAAGATAAGAAAGATATCAATCAGTTTTTGCATGACAGCGCTGCTGATTCACCAGCTCCTGCTACGTGTGGCTAAGTAATAAAGAATTACAAGAGCAACAAACCATAGGAGGTAACACTGTATGAATCGTTTTATTGTTCTACTGCTAGCCATATTACTGACACTCCCTGCCGTGTCTTTTGCCGCTCCGACGATTGAAGAGCTGCAGAAGCAAATCGCTGATATCGTCGAAGAACTGGACGATCTCAATGATCGCCTTGATAAGCCGGAGCGGCATTCTGCTCTGGACAGAATCAGCTTTTCAGGTGATCTTCGCACGACTGCTGATTCGATCCATTATCAGGATGTGACATTTAATCCTGGGATCAAGGTCGACTACTCAGACTTTTTTGGTCAACTTTATGCCCAAAATTTCGGAACCATTGATATGGGTGTTGGCGCAGATGGCATCCCCATGACAGCTGATGACACAGGTGGATTGCCACAATTAATGGGAGAATATTTCGGTTTCCTAAATGGTGGTCCAGCCCCTACTACTGATCCGGCAACCATTTTCGGAGCGGATTCAGGCGCTTTTCAAACGTTTTTCAGCCAATTACAAAGTTTGCCGCAAGAGCAGCAACTTAAAATTCTTGGCGCGATGTTTGCCGGGGGGGTTGGCACTTACCCTATGGCAGCAGCAGCGCAAAAATCTAATATCAACAACGATATCATGTACACAACCCGTCTTCGTCTCAACATGAAAGCGGATATTGCCAGAAACATGAACTTTGCTGGTCGTCTCAATATGTACAAAGCCTGGGGGGATTCCTCCGGTTCCCGAGTGTTTGACTCCTGGGATGCTTTTGCCATGGACGGGACCAGCAGTGGTAAACCTTCTGGTGATACTTTGCATGTGGAGCGGGCATTTTTTAACTGGAAAGATATTGCCGGTAGTGATTTTTACTTCTCTGTTGGGCGCCGTCCTTCAACCTACGGCCCTCCTTCCAACTATCGTGAAAATGAGCTGCGTGGTGGTACCCCATCGGGACATCTGGTTAACTTCAACTTTGATGGTTTCACCCTTGGCTATCATTTAAGTGAAATCACCGGGATTGAAGGTCAATCAGTCCGTTTTTGCTATGGTCAGGGCTTTGAATCTGAATATGGCAACGGTTCTTTGTTCAACGGTGACATTACCTCAAATCTTGAAGATACCCACTTAGGTGGCTTCAATATCGATGTCTTCAACGACGGCAAGACCCTGGTTCAGGCAACCTTGTTCCGTGCTCAGGATGTCGTTGATGGTTTTACTGGTGTTTTTGCTTTCCCAACCCAGTTTGCTGAGCTGTTTGCAGGTACCCTGTATACAGATATGCAAAAATTCCAAAACATGAACTTTAACGTACGTTATACCCCAAGCACCGTTATTGGTAAC
This window encodes:
- the proC gene encoding pyrroline-5-carboxylate reductase; translated protein: MTNAHKIGFIGGGNMAEAMIKGLLSGGFPAEKIMASEPSELRREHLIESFGIKLADDNLTLMEECDIVVLSIKPQIVVEVLEEVAGVYSNDKLIISILAGVTTTAIEKFFQGAPRVVRVMPNTPALVGEAASAICRGHYASQDDLVVVKQLFESVGKVQLIDERQMDAATGLSGSGPAYIYTVIEALADGGVREGLRRDIAHALAVQTVVGAALMVRETGEHPAILRDQVCSPGGTAIAGISTLEKNGLRTTLMEAVSASAARSRELGDS
- a CDS encoding LysE family translocator, which translates into the protein MIDQFWTFFIAITLLTLFPGVDSLLVVRNTSRGGWKDGIATSTGICSGLFVHAMVSALGISALLLQSAIAFNGLKLIGGGYLLWLGCCSLWHAVRRKKMDVLEWQPTIPRKFQLSRSLREGFVCNVFNPKTLLFYMAFLPQFIDPSRSAILQSLFMAMVHFCIAMVYQGILAILVCQISDWFKNHSLGRLLEGLAGAILISFGLRIFWERRI
- a CDS encoding MFS transporter produces the protein MLKLPFHYGWLIVITGTLTLFSCLGLARFAFGMLLPNMRDGLGLAYDQMGYLGTGNFAGYLFSVAITPTVLKIFRPRITISTALLLIAISLVGMSQSDTFLQLLILYALTGVGSGLANISTMVLIAHWFRREKRGLAAGLMVFGNGVGIIFSGLMIPLLNQNYAAHGWRVSWLLLAGITILISILAAFLVRNNPESLGLEPVGSKIPFSEKELCSSGTTHNGRVLVSLGLLYMAFGATYMVYGTFVVTSMVEEYGFSEVVAGRFWSWVGFFSLFSGIIFGTLSDRIGRKSGLIAVFSVQTLAYLLAGSGSVPLALLLSVFLYGIAVWAIPAIMTAAVGDYLGVTRAAAGFSFITFFFAAGQTIGPAFAGLMAEHYGSFSPAFLLSALVTAVAILFALSLPQPSGH
- a CDS encoding AI-2E family transporter; its protein translation is MPDINDSHRVWNCNLLIRIDNYGLAENSNIRALFAPVDFTDCLFLLDPVVYFFEGNKINRTLSIFIVYLLIFALIFLLLFIIGPPNWKGMAQALKADFPRYIERAIEYLNSLLTVAQEHFPFIIHYNIAERISSASQSFLGIILKETPRSAMRIGSLLLLVPLFSFFFLRDSRRIVRGLISLAPNRYFEMVLDIYANVSWQLSHFIRGRILEALIIGIVVWMGLSLTDIRYASALAIIAGVSNLIPYIGPILGMIPGVVIALVDLGMGGQFWWILCVYLLIAQIIIDNFILIPILISKVSNLHPLWVILAIVMGGKLYGILGMIIGVPIASIINIVIIAIHQHRKTFNPYQRYFTSRGKLL
- a CDS encoding GIY-YIG nuclease family protein; this encodes MFSKDDEVLYVGKAKLLRNRLRSYFSARGDGRLHIPLLMEKVQRIEVIITDTEKEALLLENTLIKKYRPHYNIDLRDDKTYVSVRIDLNDPFPMMQVVRQVKNDGAHYFGPYSSASAIRETLKEIYRIFLCGILLLRVVVNGVALVYFIKLGNAVPLSWEDQSRRLSQTG
- a CDS encoding UvrB/UvrC motif-containing protein, producing the protein MPSYSSGWGVAAEEMRFEDAARLRDQINAIEKSIEKQKVTEYGGGNQDVIGLHEDGGEVEVTLLFVRHGRLIGRRSYPLEWKLDLPELLSSFLQEYYSRQVILPINCYSLFP
- a CDS encoding helix-hairpin-helix domain-containing protein, yielding MRLLAPQRGEKKRLCQMAQRNAAESYRQRGQRKQAREGLLEELRVKFHLPCLPARIECYDISNVQGNQSVGSMVVLLHGEPAKAEYRRFKIKTVEGADDYASLLEVLRRRLSRGVKEGVLPDMILIDGGKGQLGVLTMVLDEFNLQSSIGAVGIAKSRVMANVRGKAVERSEERFFLPGRKNPVSFRHGSASLFLLQRLRDEAHRFAITYHRKLRNKASLRSSLEDIPGVGPSRRKALLKHFGSLKKIRSASLEQLQQMPGMPAGLAETIFRVLQEK